The proteins below are encoded in one region of Labeo rohita strain BAU-BD-2019 unplaced genomic scaffold, IGBB_LRoh.1.0 scaffold_594, whole genome shotgun sequence:
- the LOC127161224 gene encoding uncharacterized protein LOC127161224 has protein sequence MENVFMFVVFLFLNGVFCDPVSESVSVKEGDSVTLHTSLLEVEKGHVIDWRFGPNSILIARVNSLANTTTVYTDVIGGSFKNRLHIDQQIGDLVITNIRTEHSGLYKLSIHGKNKDMLYNLCLLKGMGLRLCKSWREILSLYTLMLLKYRKII, from the exons ATGGAGAACGTTTTCATGTTcgttgtgtttttgttcttaAACG GTGTTTTCTGTGATCCAGTTAGTGAGTCAGTGTCAGTGAAGGAGGGCGATTCTGTCACTCTCCACACCAGTCTTCTTGAAGTAGAGAAAGGGCATGTGATAGACTGGAGGTTTGGACCAAACAGCATTCTCATAGCTAGAGTCAATAGCTTAGCTAATACAACGACTGTATATACTGATGTTATTGGTGGGAGTTTCAAAAACAGATTGCACATAGACCAGCAGATTGGAGATCTTGTCATCACAAACATCAGAACTGAACATTCTGGACTTTATAAACTAAGCAtccatggcaaaaacaaagacatGTTATATAAT TTGTGTCTGCTGAAAGGGATGGGGTTGAGACTGTGCAAATcatggagggagattctgtcactctaCACACTGATGCTGCTGAAATACCGAAAAATCATCTAA